In the genome of Triticum urartu cultivar G1812 chromosome 5, Tu2.1, whole genome shotgun sequence, one region contains:
- the LOC125509144 gene encoding probable protein arginine N-methyltransferase 1 — protein sequence MDRRKGSGSRDANGGLAEATASRLRFEDADEVAGEVGMEVEEGPAAPGEEVIGNDKTSADYYFDSYSHFGIHEEMLKDVVRTRSYQNVITQNNFLFKDKIVLDVGAGTGILSLFCAKAGAKHVYAIECSQMADMAKEIVKTNGFSEVITVIKGKVEEIELPVPKVDVIISEWMGYFLLFENMLDTVLFARDKWLADDGVVLPDKASLHLTAIEDAEYKEDKIEFWNNVYGFDMSCIKKQAMMEPLVDTVDQNQIVTNCQLLKTMDISKMSSGDASFTVPFKLVAERNDFIHALVAYFNVSFTKCHKLMGFSTGPRSKSTHWKQTVLYLEDVVTICEGETLSGSMTVANNKKNPRDIDITLKYAINGNRCKVSRTQHYKMR from the exons ATGGATCGGCGCAAGGGCAGCGGCAGCCGCGACGCCAACGGCGGCCTCGCGGAGGCGACGGCGTCCAGGCTCAGGTTCGAGGACGCCGACGAGGTGGCCGGGGAGGTCGGGATGGAGGTGGAGGAGGGCCCCGCCGCGCCCGGGGAGGAGGTCATCGGCAACGACAAGACCAGCGCCGACTACTACTTCGACTCCTACTCCCACTTCG GTATTCATGAA GAAATGCTAAAAGATGTTGTTCGGACAAGATCATATCAAAATGTTATCACCCAGAATAACTTTCTTTTCAAGGACAAAATAGTCCTTGATGTTGGTGCTGGGACCGGTATCCTATCACTTTTTTGTGCGAAGGCAGGAGCTAAGCATGTCTATGCG ATTGAATGCTCACAGATGGCGGACATGGCAAAGGAAATTGTGAAAACAAATGGATTTTCTGAAG TCATTACGGTAATAAAAGGGAAAGTTGAAGAAATTGAGCTTCCTGTCCCAAAAGTAGATGTCATAATCTCTGAATGGATGGGTTATTTCCTCCTGTTTGAGAATATGTTGGACACTGTTCTTTTTGCACGTGATAAATGGCTG GCTGATGATGGTGTTGTCCTGCCAGACAAAGCCTCTTTACATCTTACTGCAATTGAAGATGCAGAATacaaggaggacaaaattgaat TTTGGAATAATGTGTATGGCTTTGATATGAGCTGTATTAAGAAACAGGCAATGATGGAGCCACTTGTAGATACTGTGGATCAAAATCAGATCGTCACTAACTGTCAGTTACTGAAG ACGATGGATATTTCCAAGATGTCATCTGGGGATGCATCATTTACTGTGCCGTTCAAATTGGTAGCAGAGCGTAATGACTTCATTCATGCTCTTGTTGCTTACTTTAACGTGTCATTCACCAAATGCCATAAGCTGATGGGCTTCTCGACAG GGCCCAGATCAAAGTCCACTCACTGGAAGCAGACTGTTCTGTATCTCGAGGATGTGGTAACTATCTGCGAGGGAGAGACTCTGTCGGGCAGCATGACAGTTGCAAACAACAAAAAGAACCCTCGGGACATCGACATTACGCTGAAATACGCCATAAACGGCAATAGGTGCAAGGTGTCCAGAACACAACACTACAAGATGCGGTGA